The proteins below come from a single Chryseobacterium sp. MA9 genomic window:
- a CDS encoding RICIN domain-containing protein, whose product MRTNKMWLLLASLLLIILSSCSRMEEKFLQEESDQNLSASARALAATPMLHVGGRYLKDPCDNNVVLHGVAITPSPWFNGCQYGANSGYCTWDNYNVQGALNYNKAVMNKLSSAGDGWYLNYIRLHIDPYWTNDPGPAIPENDISRFNYNRLVTYTDQVIIPLINHARSLGMYVILRPPGVCPNRIAVNDAYHSYLKTVWTFLSQHPGLKNADNVMFELANEPVEILGTNGTWGSTGNEHFAALKNFFQPLVNIIRNNGANNVCWIPGTGWQSHYQGYVNNQITGGNIGYAVHIYPGYWGGLNNYLSFQNAWNVNVKPIADIAPIAITETDWAPQGYGTFGIGNTGTAGGSGFGANLKYIVDQSGNVSWNVLAPDNLLHKGDPNAGTAYNNDWEACAAPVKQWFQQYASSNYPVGNCNTNNSLVNNGIYEIEFQTDANKVLDLKSGEDTNGAVLRPWARNGASAQRWVAIDAGNGYWRFVSKASATNRCIDLASNSNTLGTSIRLWQNYNNDAQAWQVVAVSNGYYKILSKVDPTRGWDIPNCTMDGNSNLHLWDYYGTSCQLFKFKYIGMN is encoded by the coding sequence ATGAGAACAAACAAAATGTGGCTACTTCTAGCCTCTCTTCTGTTAATCATCCTTTCAAGCTGCTCCCGGATGGAAGAAAAATTTTTACAAGAAGAATCTGATCAAAACCTAAGTGCTAGCGCAAGAGCATTGGCAGCAACACCAATGCTGCATGTTGGAGGCAGATACCTTAAAGATCCCTGCGACAATAATGTTGTCTTACATGGTGTTGCCATAACTCCCAGCCCCTGGTTCAATGGCTGTCAGTATGGTGCTAATTCCGGCTACTGTACCTGGGATAATTACAATGTGCAGGGTGCTCTGAACTATAATAAGGCTGTCATGAATAAACTCAGCAGCGCTGGTGATGGCTGGTATCTCAATTACATCCGCCTTCACATTGATCCGTATTGGACCAATGATCCCGGACCGGCTATCCCTGAGAACGATATCTCAAGATTCAATTATAACCGCCTGGTTACTTATACTGATCAGGTGATCATCCCATTGATCAACCATGCCCGAAGTCTAGGAATGTATGTCATCCTGCGTCCACCAGGCGTATGTCCAAATCGTATTGCTGTGAACGATGCCTATCATAGCTATCTTAAAACCGTATGGACCTTTTTGTCGCAACATCCGGGCCTAAAGAATGCTGACAATGTGATGTTTGAATTAGCCAACGAACCGGTTGAGATTCTGGGAACAAACGGCACATGGGGATCGACAGGAAACGAGCACTTTGCAGCACTCAAAAATTTCTTTCAGCCATTGGTTAACATCATTCGCAACAATGGAGCCAATAATGTTTGCTGGATACCAGGTACAGGCTGGCAATCGCATTATCAAGGTTATGTCAATAATCAGATCACCGGTGGTAATATTGGTTATGCTGTTCATATCTATCCGGGTTACTGGGGTGGTCTCAACAACTATCTATCCTTTCAGAACGCATGGAATGTCAACGTTAAACCGATTGCAGACATTGCACCGATCGCCATTACCGAGACAGACTGGGCACCACAAGGATATGGTACCTTCGGCATTGGTAACACTGGTACGGCAGGTGGAAGCGGATTTGGTGCCAATTTAAAATATATCGTGGATCAGTCGGGCAATGTAAGCTGGAATGTTCTTGCCCCGGATAATCTCCTCCACAAAGGCGATCCTAATGCAGGAACGGCCTACAACAACGATTGGGAAGCCTGCGCCGCACCAGTTAAACAGTGGTTCCAGCAATATGCATCCTCCAACTATCCAGTTGGAAACTGTAATACAAACAATAGCCTGGTCAACAATGGTATTTACGAGATCGAGTTTCAGACTGATGCTAACAAAGTACTTGATCTGAAATCCGGAGAGGATACCAACGGCGCAGTGTTAAGACCATGGGCAAGAAATGGTGCTTCTGCACAGCGATGGGTTGCCATTGACGCAGGTAATGGATACTGGCGTTTTGTATCTAAAGCCAGCGCAACAAATCGCTGCATTGACCTGGCAAGTAACAGCAATACACTGGGAACTTCAATCCGTCTTTGGCAGAATTATAATAATGATGCACAGGCATGGCAGGTTGTCGCTGTCTCCAATGGTTATTACAAAATCCTATCCAAGGTGGATCCTACACGTGGCTGGGATATTCCCAACTGCACCATGGATGGCAATTCAAACTTGCACCTTTGGGATTATTACGGTACATCCTGTCAGTTGTTCAAGTTCAAATATATTGGGATGAACTAG